A window from Streptomyces sp. NBC_00335 encodes these proteins:
- a CDS encoding terpene synthase family protein yields the protein MTQPFQLPDFYVPYPARLNPHLEDARVHTKKWARDFGMLEGSGVWEESDLDSHDYALLCSYTHPDCGSEALSLVTDWYVWVFFFDDHFLEMYKRSQDRAGAKAYLDRLGAFMPMDLSDGFPEATNPVEAGLADLWARTVPAMSMDWRERFSLSTKNLLDESMWELANINIGRVSNPLEYIEMRRKVGGAPWSAGLIEYVAAEVPARVAHSRPLGVLRDAFSDAVHIRNDIFSYQREVSEEGELSNAILVLETFLGCTTQEAAEASNDLLTSRLQQFEQTALAELPQLFADHAMNPAEIAAVLAYAKGLQDWQSGGHEWHMVSSRYMNKEARATAPLTLPFMPSGLGTTALDLRSILAPRALELRRRSFTHVPFEPTGPSIVPDIYMPFPLGLSPHHARAREESVAWAREMGLIDPQPGDPGSAIWNEDKLRGYDFALCSAGIDPDGTPEALTLNACWLTWGTYGDDYYPVVFAQSKNLSAAKATTARLVAMIPVDHAEQPVGLTAMERSLGDLWVRTSKDMTPEIRAEFRATLVNMLHSWLWEMENQIQNRIPDPVDYAEMRRHTFGSHLTMYLCRLGQAGRGIPDDIYASGTIRSLENAAADSACLMNDIFSYQKEVEVEGEVHNYVLVTRNFFDIGYEEALHICHSLMTQRTEEFEHIVAHQLPLLYEDWKLDAAARAGLDAYVGELKDWLAGILNWHEKTVRYREEDLHRLGDGISTAVLSSDFGMSAARISLPTP from the coding sequence CTGCTCTGCTCGTACACCCACCCCGACTGCGGCAGCGAGGCGCTGTCCCTGGTCACCGACTGGTACGTGTGGGTGTTCTTCTTCGACGACCACTTCCTGGAGATGTACAAGCGCTCCCAGGACCGGGCGGGCGCCAAGGCCTACCTCGACCGGCTCGGCGCCTTCATGCCGATGGACCTGTCCGACGGGTTCCCCGAGGCCACCAACCCCGTCGAGGCCGGCCTCGCCGACCTGTGGGCCCGTACCGTCCCCGCCATGTCGATGGACTGGCGGGAACGGTTCTCCCTGTCCACCAAGAACCTGCTCGACGAGTCGATGTGGGAACTCGCCAACATCAACATCGGCCGGGTCTCCAACCCCCTCGAATACATCGAGATGCGCCGCAAGGTCGGCGGCGCGCCCTGGTCGGCCGGCCTCATCGAGTACGTCGCCGCGGAGGTTCCGGCCCGCGTCGCGCACTCCCGGCCCCTCGGCGTGCTGCGCGACGCCTTCTCCGACGCCGTGCACATCAGGAACGACATCTTCTCCTACCAGCGCGAGGTCTCCGAGGAGGGCGAACTCTCCAACGCCATCCTGGTGTTGGAGACCTTCCTCGGCTGCACCACCCAGGAGGCCGCCGAGGCCTCCAACGACCTCCTCACCTCCCGCCTCCAGCAGTTCGAGCAGACCGCCCTCGCCGAACTCCCCCAGCTCTTCGCCGACCACGCCATGAACCCGGCGGAGATCGCCGCCGTCCTCGCCTACGCCAAGGGGCTCCAGGACTGGCAGTCCGGCGGCCACGAGTGGCACATGGTCTCCAGCCGCTACATGAACAAGGAGGCCCGGGCCACGGCGCCGCTCACCCTGCCGTTCATGCCCTCGGGCCTCGGCACCACCGCGCTCGACCTCCGCTCCATCCTCGCCCCCCGCGCCCTGGAGCTGCGCCGGCGCTCCTTCACCCACGTCCCCTTCGAGCCCACCGGCCCCTCGATCGTCCCCGACATCTACATGCCGTTCCCGCTCGGCCTCAGCCCCCACCACGCCCGCGCCCGCGAGGAATCCGTCGCCTGGGCCAGGGAGATGGGCCTGATCGATCCGCAGCCCGGCGACCCCGGCTCGGCGATCTGGAACGAGGACAAGCTGCGCGGCTACGACTTCGCCCTCTGCTCCGCCGGCATCGACCCCGACGGAACACCCGAGGCCCTGACCCTCAACGCCTGCTGGCTGACCTGGGGAACGTACGGGGACGACTACTACCCGGTGGTCTTCGCCCAGTCCAAGAACCTCTCCGCCGCCAAGGCCACCACCGCCCGGCTCGTCGCCATGATCCCGGTGGACCACGCGGAGCAGCCGGTCGGGCTGACCGCGATGGAGCGGTCCCTCGGCGACCTGTGGGTGCGCACCAGCAAGGACATGACCCCCGAGATCCGGGCCGAGTTCCGGGCCACCCTCGTGAACATGCTGCACAGCTGGCTGTGGGAGATGGAGAACCAGATCCAGAACCGCATCCCCGACCCGGTGGACTACGCGGAGATGCGGCGGCACACCTTCGGCTCGCACCTCACGATGTACCTGTGCCGGCTCGGCCAGGCGGGCCGGGGCATCCCCGACGACATCTACGCCTCGGGCACCATCCGCTCCCTGGAGAACGCGGCCGCCGACTCCGCGTGCCTGATGAACGACATCTTCTCGTACCAGAAGGAGGTGGAGGTCGAGGGCGAGGTCCACAACTACGTGCTCGTGACCCGCAACTTCTTCGACATCGGCTACGAGGAGGCGCTGCACATCTGCCACTCGCTGATGACCCAGCGCACCGAGGAGTTCGAGCACATCGTCGCCCACCAGCTGCCGCTGCTCTACGAGGACTGGAAGCTGGACGCCGCAGCACGTGCCGGACTCGACGCGTACGTGGGCGAGTTGAAGGACTGGCTGGCCGGAATCCTGAACTGGCACGAGAAGACGGTCCGTTACCGCGAGGAGGACCTGCACCGCCTGGGCGACGGGATCTCCACCGCCGTCCTGAGCTCCGACTTCGGCATGTCGGCGGCCCGGATCTCCCTGCCCACCCCCTGA
- a CDS encoding GNAT family N-acetyltransferase: protein MVEIREVPEADIDRALELAYLVFHDRPEKEARERHHELLGHCTRIGAYDGDAIVGFMAAHAFRLSVPGADLPCPGLTFVSVAPTHRRRGVLTALMAEMLRRTGAAGSPVAALWASEAAIYGRFGYGSATQGATIEIDSTRPLALRIEADRRPLRLVATADPKDAVAVVGPYHEAARAVRAGRPTRSERRWTEEWLIEQDEEDEELSPPRIIVLGEPGEPIAGYVLYRTKPEENTKGVRTPGLVRVDELEADTPRAAAALWECLASLDLTGRITAWGRPADDPLLHFAADRDQVRVTAVFPALWLRLVDVAAALTGRSWAAPVELVLELTDVRLPANAGRFLLKAGPDGAAYEPAAGRDPDLTLDVRELAACYLGGTRAVELAAAGLLVEHTPGAAAALDAGLRTALLPHTADEF, encoded by the coding sequence ATGGTGGAGATCCGCGAGGTGCCCGAGGCCGACATCGACCGTGCTCTGGAGCTCGCGTACCTGGTCTTCCACGACCGCCCCGAGAAGGAGGCGCGCGAGCGCCACCACGAGCTGCTCGGTCACTGCACGCGGATCGGGGCCTACGACGGAGACGCGATCGTCGGCTTCATGGCCGCGCACGCGTTCCGGCTCTCGGTGCCCGGGGCGGACCTGCCCTGCCCCGGACTCACCTTCGTCTCCGTCGCCCCCACCCACCGCCGGCGCGGCGTACTGACCGCACTGATGGCCGAGATGCTGCGGCGGACCGGGGCGGCCGGCAGCCCCGTCGCCGCCCTGTGGGCCTCCGAGGCCGCCATCTACGGGCGCTTCGGCTACGGCAGCGCCACCCAGGGCGCCACCATCGAGATCGACTCCACCCGGCCGCTGGCCCTGCGCATCGAGGCCGACCGGCGGCCGCTGCGGCTGGTCGCCACCGCGGACCCCAAGGACGCCGTCGCCGTCGTGGGCCCGTACCACGAGGCGGCCCGCGCGGTCCGGGCCGGGCGGCCCACCCGCAGCGAGCGCCGCTGGACCGAGGAGTGGCTCATCGAGCAGGACGAGGAGGACGAGGAGCTCAGCCCGCCGCGGATCATCGTCCTGGGGGAGCCGGGCGAGCCGATCGCGGGCTACGTCCTCTACCGCACGAAGCCCGAGGAGAACACCAAGGGCGTGCGGACCCCGGGTCTGGTCCGGGTCGACGAGCTGGAGGCCGACACCCCGCGGGCCGCGGCCGCCCTGTGGGAATGCCTGGCCTCCCTCGACCTCACGGGCCGGATCACCGCCTGGGGCCGGCCGGCCGACGATCCGCTGCTGCACTTCGCCGCCGACCGCGACCAGGTCCGGGTCACCGCCGTGTTCCCGGCGCTCTGGCTGCGGCTGGTCGACGTGGCGGCGGCGCTGACCGGGCGGTCGTGGGCCGCGCCCGTGGAACTCGTACTGGAGCTGACCGACGTACGACTGCCCGCGAACGCGGGGCGGTTCCTCCTGAAGGCCGGGCCCGACGGGGCGGCGTACGAGCCCGCCGCCGGCCGGGACCCGGACCTGACCCTGGACGTACGGGAGCTCGCGGCCTGCTACCTCGGCGGGACCCGGGCCGTCGAACTGGCCGCGGCCGGCCTGCTGGTGGAGCACACCCCCGGCGCGGCCGCGGCCCTGGACGCGGGGCTGCGCACCGCGCTGCTGCCGCACACGGCGGACGAGTTCTGA
- a CDS encoding YncE family protein encodes MFASRSSNHRALPALPVLAAVAALALAALAVGPAPAAGAGLPAGSGAGAPAGAGSAGPGPREVLFVGNNWEGTADVLASTGNLAKVGRINMVPDKEERLREIYLNPVKLGFFLGVRATAGEGHDQFVDDMYTTPDGSAVVASRPSFADVVSIDVRTGRVNWRFPVAGYRADHMAVSPDGTRVAVSASTANTVHVLDMASGRQVGSFATGDKPHENAFTRDGRHLWNSSIGDVTSALDAPWLDWTKGDRKITVADAQTLRPVRVIDMRARLDAFGRSDLSDAVRPMSFAPDESKLYFQVSFFNGFVEYDVAADRITRIKTLPENPATSADRTTWVNDSRHHGMSMSPDGAKLCVAGTMDDYVTVVDRATLEQGPLVPAAKPYWATVDGDGSGCVISESGADQVTAIDFATGTKRVSVPVGDHPQRVRLGHVPADWTGPAAR; translated from the coding sequence ATGTTCGCCAGTCGATCGAGTAACCACCGCGCCCTGCCGGCTCTGCCGGTCCTGGCGGCCGTGGCCGCGCTGGCTCTGGCCGCCCTCGCCGTGGGTCCGGCGCCCGCGGCGGGCGCCGGGTTGCCGGCGGGTTCGGGGGCGGGGGCGCCGGCGGGCGCCGGGTCCGCCGGCCCGGGCCCGCGCGAGGTCTTGTTCGTGGGCAACAACTGGGAGGGCACCGCCGACGTCCTCGCCTCCACCGGGAACCTGGCCAAGGTGGGCCGGATCAACATGGTTCCGGACAAGGAGGAGCGGCTCCGCGAGATCTACCTCAACCCGGTGAAGCTCGGCTTCTTCCTGGGCGTCCGGGCCACCGCGGGCGAGGGCCACGACCAGTTCGTGGACGATATGTACACCACCCCCGACGGCTCCGCCGTCGTCGCCTCCCGTCCCAGTTTCGCCGACGTCGTCTCCATCGACGTCCGCACCGGCCGGGTCAACTGGCGCTTCCCCGTCGCCGGTTACCGGGCCGACCACATGGCGGTCTCCCCGGACGGCACCCGCGTGGCGGTCTCGGCCTCCACCGCCAACACCGTGCACGTCCTCGACATGGCGAGCGGCCGCCAGGTCGGCTCCTTCGCCACGGGCGACAAGCCGCACGAGAACGCCTTCACCCGGGACGGCCGCCACCTGTGGAACAGCTCCATCGGTGACGTCACCTCCGCCCTCGACGCGCCCTGGCTGGACTGGACGAAGGGCGACCGCAAGATCACGGTCGCCGACGCGCAGACCCTGCGCCCGGTCCGGGTGATCGACATGCGGGCCCGCCTCGACGCCTTCGGCCGCTCCGACCTGTCCGACGCGGTGCGGCCCATGTCCTTCGCCCCGGACGAGTCGAAGCTCTACTTCCAGGTCTCGTTCTTCAACGGCTTCGTCGAGTACGACGTGGCCGCCGACCGGATCACCCGGATCAAGACCCTCCCCGAGAACCCCGCCACCAGCGCCGACCGCACGACCTGGGTCAACGACTCCCGGCACCACGGCATGTCGATGAGCCCGGACGGGGCCAAGCTGTGCGTCGCCGGGACCATGGACGACTACGTGACCGTCGTGGACCGGGCCACCCTGGAACAAGGACCGCTCGTGCCCGCCGCCAAGCCCTACTGGGCCACCGTCGACGGCGACGGCTCCGGCTGCGTGATCTCCGAGAGCGGCGCCGACCAGGTCACGGCCATCGACTTCGCGACCGGCACGAAGCGGGTGTCCGTACCCGTCGGTGACCACCCGCAGCGGGTCCGCCTCGGACACGTCCCGGCGGACTGGACGGGGCCCGCGGCGCGCTGA
- a CDS encoding XdhC family protein — protein MLDIAEELNRWVEQGRDFAVATVVAVGGSAPRQPGAALAVDTDGTAIGSVSGGCVEGAVYELCQQALEDGETVQERFGYSDDDAFAVGLTCGGIIDILVTPVPVGSPAREVFAASLAAAARGEAAAVARIAEGPAELMGRAVLVRGEGSYEGGFGGHPELDRAIAEEARAMLDAGKTGVLEIGADGRLCGEPLKVLVESSVPPPRMIVFGAIDFASALVRIGKFLGYRVTLCDARPVFATKKRFPEADEIVVDWPHRYLEEQSSAGTVDGRTVLCVLTHDAKFDVPLLELALKLPVAYVGAMGSRRTHEDRNKRLREVGVTELELARLRSPIGLDLGARSPEETALSIAAEIVANRRGGSGAALTGAHIPIHPDVANTVISRIGSVA, from the coding sequence ATGCTGGATATCGCCGAAGAATTGAACCGGTGGGTCGAGCAGGGACGTGACTTCGCCGTCGCCACGGTCGTGGCGGTCGGCGGGAGCGCGCCCAGGCAGCCCGGAGCGGCCCTCGCCGTCGACACCGACGGCACGGCCATCGGTTCGGTCTCCGGCGGATGCGTGGAGGGTGCGGTGTACGAGCTGTGCCAGCAGGCGCTCGAAGACGGCGAGACCGTCCAGGAGCGCTTCGGGTACAGCGATGACGATGCCTTCGCCGTCGGTCTGACCTGCGGCGGAATCATCGACATCCTGGTCACCCCGGTCCCCGTGGGCTCTCCCGCACGGGAGGTGTTCGCGGCCTCGCTGGCCGCCGCCGCCCGCGGGGAGGCGGCGGCGGTCGCCCGGATCGCCGAAGGCCCGGCCGAGCTCATGGGCCGCGCCGTACTCGTCCGGGGCGAAGGCTCCTACGAGGGCGGGTTCGGCGGTCACCCCGAGCTGGACCGCGCCATCGCCGAAGAGGCCCGGGCCATGCTCGACGCCGGCAAGACCGGCGTGCTGGAGATCGGCGCCGACGGCCGCCTCTGCGGAGAGCCGCTCAAGGTGCTGGTCGAGTCCAGTGTCCCGCCGCCCCGGATGATCGTCTTCGGGGCCATCGACTTCGCCTCCGCCCTGGTGCGGATCGGCAAGTTCCTCGGCTACCGGGTGACGCTGTGCGACGCCCGGCCCGTGTTCGCCACGAAGAAGCGTTTCCCCGAAGCGGACGAGATCGTGGTCGACTGGCCGCACCGCTACCTGGAGGAGCAGTCCTCCGCCGGTACGGTCGACGGCCGGACGGTCCTGTGCGTCCTCACGCACGACGCCAAGTTCGATGTCCCGCTCCTCGAACTGGCCCTCAAACTTCCCGTCGCCTACGTCGGCGCCATGGGCTCCCGCCGCACCCACGAGGACCGCAACAAGCGGCTGCGCGAGGTCGGTGTGACCGAGCTGGAACTGGCCCGGCTGCGCTCCCCGATCGGCCTGGACCTCGGGGCCCGCTCCCCGGAGGAGACCGCGCTGTCCATCGCCGCCGAGATCGTCGCCAACCGGCGCGGCGGCAGCGGCGCGGCCCTGACCGGCGCGCACATCCCGATCCACCCGGACGTCGCGAACACGGTGATCAGCAGGATCGGTTCCGTCGCTTGA
- a CDS encoding NCS2 family permease gives MTQSSVEPKTSAEEAGNGPSTPAGQSWLDRYFHISKRGSKVGNEVRGGITTFMAMAYILLLNPLLLSGADVDGNKMAASAIITATAFAAAVTTLLMGFVGKVPLALAAGLSVSGVLASQVAPQMTWPQAMGMCVVYGVVICLLVVTGLREMIMNAIPLALKHAITMGIGLFVALIGFVKAGFVGNGGEFMPPVQLGATGELSGWPVLLFAVTLIAIFMLQARKVPGAILIGIVGGTVLAAILNAIVDIDPKAWKNGPPELNGSAVSAPDFSLFGDVSFGGWGDVGYMTVGMIVFTLVLAGFFDAMATIIGVGTEAKLADEQGRMPGLSKALFIDGAGGAIGGISGGSGQTVFVESATGVGEGARTGLASVVTGLFFAACLFFTPITQIVPGEVASAALVVIGAMMMQNARHVDWADSSTSIPVFLTVVVMPFTYSITAGVAAGVISYVAIKVAQGKAREIGGFMWALTGIFLVFFALHPIESWLGVG, from the coding sequence ATGACCCAGTCTTCTGTGGAGCCCAAGACCAGTGCGGAGGAAGCCGGAAACGGCCCTTCGACCCCCGCTGGACAGTCTTGGCTCGACCGTTACTTTCACATCAGCAAGCGCGGATCCAAGGTCGGCAACGAAGTTCGTGGCGGTATCACGACCTTCATGGCCATGGCCTACATCCTCCTGCTGAACCCCCTGCTCCTCTCGGGCGCGGACGTCGACGGCAACAAGATGGCCGCCTCGGCGATCATCACCGCCACCGCCTTCGCCGCAGCCGTCACGACGCTCCTCATGGGCTTCGTCGGCAAGGTCCCGCTCGCGCTCGCGGCCGGCCTCTCCGTGTCCGGCGTGCTGGCATCGCAGGTGGCCCCCCAGATGACCTGGCCGCAGGCCATGGGCATGTGCGTGGTCTACGGCGTCGTGATCTGTCTCCTGGTCGTCACCGGCCTCCGAGAGATGATCATGAACGCGATACCCCTCGCGCTCAAGCACGCCATCACCATGGGCATCGGCCTCTTCGTCGCCCTGATCGGCTTCGTGAAGGCGGGCTTCGTCGGCAACGGCGGGGAGTTCATGCCCCCCGTCCAGCTCGGCGCGACCGGTGAGCTCTCCGGCTGGCCCGTCCTGCTCTTCGCCGTCACCCTGATCGCCATCTTCATGCTCCAGGCCCGCAAGGTGCCCGGCGCGATCCTGATCGGCATCGTCGGTGGCACCGTCCTCGCCGCGATCCTCAACGCCATCGTGGACATCGACCCGAAGGCCTGGAAGAACGGCCCGCCGGAGCTCAACGGCTCCGCGGTCTCGGCGCCGGACTTCTCGCTCTTCGGTGACGTCTCCTTCGGCGGCTGGGGCGACGTCGGCTACATGACGGTCGGCATGATCGTCTTCACCCTGGTTCTTGCCGGCTTCTTCGACGCGATGGCCACCATCATCGGCGTCGGCACCGAGGCCAAGCTGGCCGACGAGCAGGGCCGCATGCCGGGCCTGTCCAAGGCGCTGTTCATCGACGGTGCCGGTGGCGCCATCGGTGGCATCTCCGGTGGCTCCGGCCAGACCGTGTTCGTCGAGTCCGCGACCGGCGTCGGTGAGGGTGCCCGCACAGGCCTCGCCTCCGTCGTCACCGGCCTCTTCTTCGCCGCCTGCCTCTTCTTCACCCCGATCACGCAGATCGTCCCGGGTGAGGTCGCCTCCGCGGCCCTGGTCGTCATCGGCGCGATGATGATGCAGAACGCCCGCCACGTGGACTGGGCCGACAGCTCGACCTCGATCCCGGTCTTCCTGACCGTCGTGGTCATGCCCTTCACGTACTCGATCACCGCCGGTGTCGCCGCGGGTGTCATCTCCTACGTCGCCATCAAGGTCGCGCAGGGCAAGGCCCGTGAGATCGGTGGCTTCATGTGGGCGCTGACCGGAATCTTCCTGGTCTTCTTCGCGCTCCACCCGATCGAGAGCTGGCTCGGCGTCGGCTGA
- a CDS encoding xanthine dehydrogenase family protein molybdopterin-binding subunit, with protein MAQNTRTVPAGTPTNVTQKHNKGGIGESTLRPDGTLKVTGEFAYSSDMWHEDMLWGQTLRSTVAHAEIVSIDISEALAMPGVYSVLTYDDLPAEMKNYGLEIQDTPVLANGRVRHHGEPVALVAADHPETARRAAAKIKIDYRELPLVTDEASALAEGAPLIHEGRDDHHIGHVPHPNIVHRQPIIRGNVEEARKRADVIVEGEYTFGMQDQAFLGPESGLAVPSEDGGVELYVATQWLHSDLQQIAPVLGLPPEKVRMTLSGVGGAFGGREDISMQIHACLLALATNKPVKIVYNRFESFFGHVHRHPAKLYYEHGATKDGKLTHMKCKIVLDGGAYASASPAVVGNASSLSVGPYVLEDVDIEAIALYTNNPPCGAMRGFGAVQACFAYEAQMDKLAAKLGMDPVEFRQLNAMEQGTIMPTGQVVDAPAPVAELLRRVKARPLPPERQWESAGESADVRALPGGLSNTTHGEGVVRGVGYAVGIKNVGFSEGFDDYSTARVTLEAINGEAVAMVHTAMAEVGQGGITVHAQIARTELGVTQVTIHPADTQVGSAGSTSASRQTYMTGGAVKNTCEAVREAVLEIGRRKNGSYHPAWATAELLLEGGKVVTDGGEVLADLADILEGEDAIDIELEFRHAATEPFDLVTGQGNGHVQYTFAAHRAVVEVDTELGLVKVVELATAQDVGKALNMLSVVGQIQGGTTQGLGVAIMEEIIVDPKTAKVRNPSFTDYLIPTILDTPTIPVDVLELADPKAPYGLRGMGEAPTLSSTPAVIAAIRAATGLEINKTPIRPELLTGTL; from the coding sequence ATGGCCCAGAACACGCGCACGGTCCCGGCGGGTACGCCGACCAACGTCACGCAGAAGCACAACAAGGGCGGCATCGGCGAGTCCACGCTGCGCCCGGACGGCACCCTCAAGGTGACCGGTGAGTTCGCGTACTCCTCGGACATGTGGCACGAGGACATGCTGTGGGGCCAGACCCTGCGCTCCACCGTGGCTCACGCCGAGATCGTCTCGATCGACATCTCCGAGGCCCTGGCGATGCCGGGTGTCTACTCGGTCCTGACGTACGACGACCTGCCGGCCGAGATGAAGAACTACGGCCTGGAGATCCAGGACACCCCGGTTCTCGCCAACGGCCGGGTACGTCACCACGGTGAGCCGGTCGCCCTCGTGGCCGCCGACCACCCGGAGACCGCCCGCCGCGCGGCCGCCAAGATCAAGATCGACTACCGTGAGCTGCCGCTCGTCACGGACGAGGCCTCCGCCCTCGCCGAGGGCGCGCCGCTGATCCACGAGGGCCGCGACGACCACCACATCGGTCACGTCCCGCACCCGAACATCGTGCACCGCCAGCCGATCATCCGCGGCAACGTGGAAGAGGCCCGCAAGCGCGCCGACGTCATCGTCGAGGGCGAGTACACCTTCGGCATGCAGGACCAGGCCTTCCTCGGCCCGGAGTCCGGCCTGGCCGTGCCGTCCGAGGACGGCGGTGTCGAGCTGTACGTCGCCACCCAGTGGCTGCACTCGGACCTCCAGCAGATCGCCCCGGTCCTGGGCCTGCCGCCGGAGAAGGTCCGCATGACGCTCTCGGGCGTCGGCGGCGCGTTCGGTGGCCGCGAAGACATCTCGATGCAGATCCACGCCTGCCTCCTGGCCCTGGCCACGAACAAGCCGGTCAAGATCGTCTACAACCGCTTCGAGTCCTTCTTCGGCCACGTGCACCGTCACCCGGCGAAGCTGTACTACGAGCACGGCGCCACCAAGGACGGCAAGCTCACGCACATGAAGTGCAAGATCGTCCTGGACGGCGGCGCGTACGCGTCCGCTTCCCCGGCGGTCGTGGGCAACGCCTCCTCCCTCTCGGTCGGTCCGTACGTCCTGGAGGACGTGGACATCGAGGCGATCGCGCTCTACACGAACAACCCGCCCTGTGGCGCGATGCGCGGCTTCGGCGCCGTCCAGGCCTGCTTCGCCTACGAGGCCCAGATGGACAAGCTCGCGGCGAAGCTGGGCATGGACCCGGTCGAGTTCCGCCAGCTCAACGCCATGGAGCAGGGCACGATCATGCCCACCGGCCAGGTCGTGGACGCTCCGGCGCCCGTCGCCGAGCTGCTGCGCCGGGTCAAGGCCCGTCCGCTGCCGCCGGAGCGCCAGTGGGAGTCCGCCGGCGAGAGCGCGGACGTCCGCGCGCTGCCCGGTGGTCTGTCGAACACCACCCACGGTGAAGGCGTCGTCCGCGGCGTCGGCTACGCGGTCGGCATCAAGAACGTCGGCTTCTCCGAGGGCTTCGACGACTACTCCACCGCCCGCGTGACCCTCGAGGCCATCAACGGCGAAGCGGTCGCGATGGTCCACACGGCCATGGCGGAGGTCGGCCAGGGCGGCATCACCGTCCACGCGCAGATCGCCCGTACCGAGCTGGGTGTCACGCAGGTGACCATCCACCCGGCCGACACGCAGGTCGGCTCCGCCGGTTCCACGTCCGCCTCGCGGCAGACGTACATGACCGGTGGCGCCGTGAAGAACACCTGTGAGGCCGTCCGCGAGGCGGTCCTGGAGATCGGCCGGCGCAAGAACGGCTCGTACCACCCCGCGTGGGCGACCGCCGAGCTGCTCCTCGAAGGCGGAAAGGTCGTCACGGACGGCGGAGAGGTCCTCGCGGACCTGGCCGACATCCTGGAGGGCGAGGACGCGATCGACATCGAGCTCGAGTTCCGCCACGCCGCGACCGAGCCCTTCGACCTGGTCACCGGCCAGGGCAACGGCCACGTCCAGTACACCTTCGCCGCGCACCGCGCGGTCGTCGAGGTGGACACCGAGCTCGGCCTCGTCAAGGTCGTCGAGCTGGCGACCGCCCAGGACGTCGGCAAGGCGCTGAACATGCTCTCCGTGGTCGGCCAGATCCAGGGTGGTACCACCCAGGGCCTGGGCGTCGCGATCATGGAAGAGATCATCGTGGACCCGAAGACCGCGAAGGTGCGCAACCCCTCCTTCACGGACTACCTGATCCCGACCATCCTCGACACCCCGACCATCCCGGTCGACGTCCTGGAGCTCGCCGACCCGAAGGCCCCGTACGGCCTGCGCGGTATGGGCGAGGCCCCGACCCTCTCGTCCACCCCGGCCGTCATCGCGGCGATCCGGGCGGCGACCGGTCTGGAGATCAACAAGACGCCGATCCGTCCGGAACTGCTCACCGGCACTCTCTAG
- a CDS encoding (2Fe-2S)-binding protein: MRVNFTVNGRQQEADDVWEGESLLYVLRERLGLPGSKNACEQGECGSCTVRLDGVPVCSCLVAAGQVEGRDVVTVEGLAEFAKQRDEHGHGGACGTGGGCGSKGGVTLDAAKQWQAKPGDSQTGEGVELSTIQQAFIDAGAVQCGFCTPGLLVQADALLEENPSPSDQDIRESLSGNLCRCTGYEKILDAVRLAAARQSEAV, encoded by the coding sequence ATGCGCGTCAATTTCACTGTCAACGGCCGTCAGCAGGAAGCCGACGACGTCTGGGAGGGCGAGTCCCTTCTCTACGTCCTGCGCGAGCGCCTGGGCCTGCCCGGTTCGAAGAACGCCTGTGAGCAGGGCGAGTGCGGTTCCTGCACCGTCCGTCTCGACGGCGTGCCGGTCTGTTCCTGTCTGGTCGCGGCCGGTCAGGTCGAGGGCCGCGACGTCGTGACCGTCGAGGGCCTGGCGGAGTTCGCCAAGCAGCGCGACGAGCACGGCCACGGCGGTGCCTGCGGCACCGGCGGCGGCTGCGGCAGCAAGGGCGGCGTCACCCTGGACGCGGCCAAGCAGTGGCAGGCCAAGCCGGGCGACTCCCAGACCGGTGAGGGCGTCGAGCTCTCCACCATCCAGCAGGCGTTCATCGACGCCGGCGCCGTGCAGTGCGGTTTCTGCACCCCGGGCCTCCTGGTCCAGGCAGACGCGCTGCTGGAGGAGAACCCCTCCCCGTCCGACCAGGACATCCGCGAGTCCCTGTCCGGCAACCTCTGCCGCTGCACGGGCTACGAGAAGATCCTCGACGCGGTCCGCCTCGCGGCCGCCCGTCAGTCTGAGGCGGTCTGA